A section of the Halichoerus grypus chromosome 11, mHalGry1.hap1.1, whole genome shotgun sequence genome encodes:
- the TRIM29 gene encoding tripartite motif-containing protein 29 isoform X3, whose translation MEATDASRSNGASPEARDARSPPGPNTLENGAKAEGQDAKTTNGHGGEATEGKSLGSALKTGEGKSSLFSGNEWRRPIIQFVESVDDKGSSYFSMDSGDGKRSPYAGLQLGASRKPPLSFAEKGELRKSIFSEPRKPMVSIVEPGEARRNSYPRADGGLLLRSKSGSEEVLCDSCIGNKQKAVKSCLVCQASFCELHLKPHLEGAAFRDHKLLEPIRDFEARKCPLHGKTMELFCQTDQTCICYLCMFQEHKNHSTVTVEEAKAEKETELSLQKEQLQLKIIEIEDEAEKWQKEKDRIKSFTTSEKSLLEQNFQDLVRDLEKQKEEVRATLEQREQDAVDQIKVIVDALDERAKVLHEDKQTREQMQSISDSVLFLQEFGALMSNYSLPPPLPTYHVLLEGEGLGQSLGNFKDDLLNVCMRHVEKMCKAELSRNFIERNHMENGADHRYMSTYTNNYSSEWSTPDTMKRYSMYLMPKGGTRTAYQPGSPGRLSKETNQKNFNNLYGTKGNYSSRVWEYSSTIQNSDEGPAVQGSSSFSLKGPPVSAGYPSLIRSQSPKAQPQTWKSGKQTLLSHYRPFYVNKGNGMGSNEAP comes from the exons ATGGAAGCCACAGATGCCTCCAGAAGCAACGGGGCCAGCCCGGAAGCCAGGGACGCCCGCAGCCCCCCGGGCCCCAACACCCTGGAGAATGGGGCCAAGGCCGAAGGCCAAGATGCCAAGACCACCAACGGGCACGGCGGGGAGGCGACCGAGGGCAAGAGCCTGGGCAGCGCCCTGAAGACAGGGGAGGGCAAGAGCTCCCTGTTCTCGGGGAACGAGTGGCGGCGGCCCATCATCCAGTTTGTCGAGTCCGTGGACGACAAGGGCTCCAGCTACTTCAGCATGGACTCTGGGGACGGCAAGAGGTCCCCCTACGCCGGGCTCCAGCTGGGGGCCAGCAGGAAGCCGCCCCTCTCCTTCGCCGAGAAGGGGGAGCTGCGCAAGTCCATCTTCTCGGAGCCCCGAAAGCCCATGGTGTCCATCGTGGAGCCCGGGGAGGCCCGGCGGAACAGCTACCCCCGGGCCGACGGCGGCCTCCTCCTGCGCTCCAAGTCGGGCTCCGAGGAGGTCCTGTGTGACTCCTGCATCGGCAACAAGCAGAAGGCCGTCAAGTCCTGCCTGGTGTGCCAGGCCTCCTTCTGCGAGCTGCACCTCAAGCCCCACCTGGAGGGCGCCGCCTTCCGCGACCACAAGCTGCTCGAGCCCATCCGGGACTTCGAGGCCCGCAAGTGCCCCCTGCACGGCAAGACCATGGAGCTCTTCTGCCAGACGGACCAGACCTGCATCTGCTACCTCTGCATGTTCCAAGAGCACAAGAATCACAGCACGGTGACCGTCGAAGAGGCCAAGGCCGAGAAGGAG ACAGAGCTGTCCCTGCAAAAAGAACAGTTGCAGCTCAAGATCATCGAGATTGAGGATGAAGCTGagaagtggcagaaggagaaggaccGCATCAAG AGCTTCACCACCAGTGAGAAGTCTCTCCTGGAGCAAAACTTCCAGGATCTGGTGCGGGACCTGGAGAAGCAAAAGGAGGAAGTGAGGGCTACACTGGAACAGCGGGAGCAGGATGCCGTGGACCAAATAAAGGTGATCGTGGATGCTCTGGATGAGAGGGCCAAGGTGCTGCATGAGGACAAGCAGACCAGGGAGCAGATGCAAAGCATCAGTGACTCGGTGCTGTTTCTGCAG GAATTTGGTGCATTGATGAGCAAttactccctccccccacccctgcctaccTACCATGTTCTGCTGGAGGGGGAGGGCCTGGGACAGTCACTTGGCAACTTCAAGGATGACCTGCTCAACGTGTGCATGCGCCATGTTGAGAAGATGTGCAAGGCGGAACTGAGCCGTAACTTCATTGAGAGGAACCACATGGAGAACG ggGCTGACCACCGCTACATGAGCACCTACACTAACAACTACTCGAGCGAGTGGAGCACACCTGATACCATGAAGAGATATTCCATGTACCTCATGCCCAAGG GTGGGACCAGGACAGCCTACCAGCCGGGGTCCCCCGGCCGCCTCTCCAAGGAGACCAACCAGAAGAACTTCAACAATCTCTACGGCACCAAAG GTAACTACAGCTCCAGGGTCTGGGAATACTCCTCCACCATTCAGAACTCTGACGAGGGGCCTGCAGTCCAAGgcagctcctccttctccctgaaAG
- the TRIM29 gene encoding tripartite motif-containing protein 29 isoform X2 — protein sequence MEATDASRSNGASPEARDARSPPGPNTLENGAKAEGQDAKTTNGHGGEATEGKSLGSALKTGEGKSSLFSGNEWRRPIIQFVESVDDKGSSYFSMDSGDGKRSPYAGLQLGASRKPPLSFAEKGELRKSIFSEPRKPMVSIVEPGEARRNSYPRADGGLLLRSKSGSEEVLCDSCIGNKQKAVKSCLVCQASFCELHLKPHLEGAAFRDHKLLEPIRDFEARKCPLHGKTMELFCQTDQTCICYLCMFQEHKNHSTVTVEEAKAEKETELSLQKEQLQLKIIEIEDEAEKWQKEKDRIKSFTTSEKSLLEQNFQDLVRDLEKQKEEVRATLEQREQDAVDQIKVIVDALDERAKVLHEDKQTREQMQSISDSVLFLQEFGALMSNYSLPPPLPTYHVLLEGEGLGQSLGNFKDDLLNVCMRHVEKMCKAELSRNFIERNHMENGADHRYMSTYTNNYSSEWSTPDTMKRYSMYLMPKGGTRTAYQPGSPGRLSKETNQKNFNNLYGTKGNYSSRVWEYSSTIQNSDEGPAVQGSSSFSLKGTGKAPYQFTTLGQATREFSKPLDGSGRLKNNPGYPSLIRSQSPKAQPQTWKSGKQTLLSHYRPFYVNKGNGMGSNEAP from the exons ATGGAAGCCACAGATGCCTCCAGAAGCAACGGGGCCAGCCCGGAAGCCAGGGACGCCCGCAGCCCCCCGGGCCCCAACACCCTGGAGAATGGGGCCAAGGCCGAAGGCCAAGATGCCAAGACCACCAACGGGCACGGCGGGGAGGCGACCGAGGGCAAGAGCCTGGGCAGCGCCCTGAAGACAGGGGAGGGCAAGAGCTCCCTGTTCTCGGGGAACGAGTGGCGGCGGCCCATCATCCAGTTTGTCGAGTCCGTGGACGACAAGGGCTCCAGCTACTTCAGCATGGACTCTGGGGACGGCAAGAGGTCCCCCTACGCCGGGCTCCAGCTGGGGGCCAGCAGGAAGCCGCCCCTCTCCTTCGCCGAGAAGGGGGAGCTGCGCAAGTCCATCTTCTCGGAGCCCCGAAAGCCCATGGTGTCCATCGTGGAGCCCGGGGAGGCCCGGCGGAACAGCTACCCCCGGGCCGACGGCGGCCTCCTCCTGCGCTCCAAGTCGGGCTCCGAGGAGGTCCTGTGTGACTCCTGCATCGGCAACAAGCAGAAGGCCGTCAAGTCCTGCCTGGTGTGCCAGGCCTCCTTCTGCGAGCTGCACCTCAAGCCCCACCTGGAGGGCGCCGCCTTCCGCGACCACAAGCTGCTCGAGCCCATCCGGGACTTCGAGGCCCGCAAGTGCCCCCTGCACGGCAAGACCATGGAGCTCTTCTGCCAGACGGACCAGACCTGCATCTGCTACCTCTGCATGTTCCAAGAGCACAAGAATCACAGCACGGTGACCGTCGAAGAGGCCAAGGCCGAGAAGGAG ACAGAGCTGTCCCTGCAAAAAGAACAGTTGCAGCTCAAGATCATCGAGATTGAGGATGAAGCTGagaagtggcagaaggagaaggaccGCATCAAG AGCTTCACCACCAGTGAGAAGTCTCTCCTGGAGCAAAACTTCCAGGATCTGGTGCGGGACCTGGAGAAGCAAAAGGAGGAAGTGAGGGCTACACTGGAACAGCGGGAGCAGGATGCCGTGGACCAAATAAAGGTGATCGTGGATGCTCTGGATGAGAGGGCCAAGGTGCTGCATGAGGACAAGCAGACCAGGGAGCAGATGCAAAGCATCAGTGACTCGGTGCTGTTTCTGCAG GAATTTGGTGCATTGATGAGCAAttactccctccccccacccctgcctaccTACCATGTTCTGCTGGAGGGGGAGGGCCTGGGACAGTCACTTGGCAACTTCAAGGATGACCTGCTCAACGTGTGCATGCGCCATGTTGAGAAGATGTGCAAGGCGGAACTGAGCCGTAACTTCATTGAGAGGAACCACATGGAGAACG ggGCTGACCACCGCTACATGAGCACCTACACTAACAACTACTCGAGCGAGTGGAGCACACCTGATACCATGAAGAGATATTCCATGTACCTCATGCCCAAGG GTGGGACCAGGACAGCCTACCAGCCGGGGTCCCCCGGCCGCCTCTCCAAGGAGACCAACCAGAAGAACTTCAACAATCTCTACGGCACCAAAG GTAACTACAGCTCCAGGGTCTGGGAATACTCCTCCACCATTCAGAACTCTGACGAGGGGCCTGCAGTCCAAGgcagctcctccttctccctgaaAG GCACTGGGAAAGCCCCCTATCAGTTCACCACCTTGGGACAGGCCACCAGAGAGTTTTCCAAACCACTGGACGGCAGTGGGCGGTTAAAAAATAATCCTG
- the TRIM29 gene encoding tripartite motif-containing protein 29 isoform X4: MEATDASRSNGASPEARDARSPPGPNTLENGAKAEGQDAKTTNGHGGEATEGKSLGSALKTGEGKSSLFSGNEWRRPIIQFVESVDDKGSSYFSMDSGDGKRSPYAGLQLGASRKPPLSFAEKGELRKSIFSEPRKPMVSIVEPGEARRNSYPRADGGLLLRSKSGSEEVLCDSCIGNKQKAVKSCLVCQASFCELHLKPHLEGAAFRDHKLLEPIRDFEARKCPLHGKTMELFCQTDQTCICYLCMFQEHKNHSTVTVEEAKAEKETELSLQKEQLQLKIIEIEDEAEKWQKEKDRIKSFTTSEKSLLEQNFQDLVRDLEKQKEEVRATLEQREQDAVDQIKVIVDALDERAKVLHEDKQTREQMQSISDSVLFLQEFGALMSNYSLPPPLPTYHVLLEGEGLGQSLGNFKDDLLNVCMRHVEKMCKAELSRNFIERNHMENGADHRYMSTYTNNYSSEWSTPDTMKRYSMYLMPKGGTRTAYQPGSPGRLSKETNQKNFNNLYGTKGNYSSRVWEYSSTIQNSDEGPAVQGSSSFSLKGYPSLIRSQSPKAQPQTWKSGKQTLLSHYRPFYVNKGNGMGSNEAP, translated from the exons ATGGAAGCCACAGATGCCTCCAGAAGCAACGGGGCCAGCCCGGAAGCCAGGGACGCCCGCAGCCCCCCGGGCCCCAACACCCTGGAGAATGGGGCCAAGGCCGAAGGCCAAGATGCCAAGACCACCAACGGGCACGGCGGGGAGGCGACCGAGGGCAAGAGCCTGGGCAGCGCCCTGAAGACAGGGGAGGGCAAGAGCTCCCTGTTCTCGGGGAACGAGTGGCGGCGGCCCATCATCCAGTTTGTCGAGTCCGTGGACGACAAGGGCTCCAGCTACTTCAGCATGGACTCTGGGGACGGCAAGAGGTCCCCCTACGCCGGGCTCCAGCTGGGGGCCAGCAGGAAGCCGCCCCTCTCCTTCGCCGAGAAGGGGGAGCTGCGCAAGTCCATCTTCTCGGAGCCCCGAAAGCCCATGGTGTCCATCGTGGAGCCCGGGGAGGCCCGGCGGAACAGCTACCCCCGGGCCGACGGCGGCCTCCTCCTGCGCTCCAAGTCGGGCTCCGAGGAGGTCCTGTGTGACTCCTGCATCGGCAACAAGCAGAAGGCCGTCAAGTCCTGCCTGGTGTGCCAGGCCTCCTTCTGCGAGCTGCACCTCAAGCCCCACCTGGAGGGCGCCGCCTTCCGCGACCACAAGCTGCTCGAGCCCATCCGGGACTTCGAGGCCCGCAAGTGCCCCCTGCACGGCAAGACCATGGAGCTCTTCTGCCAGACGGACCAGACCTGCATCTGCTACCTCTGCATGTTCCAAGAGCACAAGAATCACAGCACGGTGACCGTCGAAGAGGCCAAGGCCGAGAAGGAG ACAGAGCTGTCCCTGCAAAAAGAACAGTTGCAGCTCAAGATCATCGAGATTGAGGATGAAGCTGagaagtggcagaaggagaaggaccGCATCAAG AGCTTCACCACCAGTGAGAAGTCTCTCCTGGAGCAAAACTTCCAGGATCTGGTGCGGGACCTGGAGAAGCAAAAGGAGGAAGTGAGGGCTACACTGGAACAGCGGGAGCAGGATGCCGTGGACCAAATAAAGGTGATCGTGGATGCTCTGGATGAGAGGGCCAAGGTGCTGCATGAGGACAAGCAGACCAGGGAGCAGATGCAAAGCATCAGTGACTCGGTGCTGTTTCTGCAG GAATTTGGTGCATTGATGAGCAAttactccctccccccacccctgcctaccTACCATGTTCTGCTGGAGGGGGAGGGCCTGGGACAGTCACTTGGCAACTTCAAGGATGACCTGCTCAACGTGTGCATGCGCCATGTTGAGAAGATGTGCAAGGCGGAACTGAGCCGTAACTTCATTGAGAGGAACCACATGGAGAACG ggGCTGACCACCGCTACATGAGCACCTACACTAACAACTACTCGAGCGAGTGGAGCACACCTGATACCATGAAGAGATATTCCATGTACCTCATGCCCAAGG GTGGGACCAGGACAGCCTACCAGCCGGGGTCCCCCGGCCGCCTCTCCAAGGAGACCAACCAGAAGAACTTCAACAATCTCTACGGCACCAAAG GTAACTACAGCTCCAGGGTCTGGGAATACTCCTCCACCATTCAGAACTCTGACGAGGGGCCTGCAGTCCAAGgcagctcctccttctccctgaaAG
- the TRIM29 gene encoding tripartite motif-containing protein 29 isoform X1 has protein sequence MEATDASRSNGASPEARDARSPPGPNTLENGAKAEGQDAKTTNGHGGEATEGKSLGSALKTGEGKSSLFSGNEWRRPIIQFVESVDDKGSSYFSMDSGDGKRSPYAGLQLGASRKPPLSFAEKGELRKSIFSEPRKPMVSIVEPGEARRNSYPRADGGLLLRSKSGSEEVLCDSCIGNKQKAVKSCLVCQASFCELHLKPHLEGAAFRDHKLLEPIRDFEARKCPLHGKTMELFCQTDQTCICYLCMFQEHKNHSTVTVEEAKAEKETELSLQKEQLQLKIIEIEDEAEKWQKEKDRIKSFTTSEKSLLEQNFQDLVRDLEKQKEEVRATLEQREQDAVDQIKVIVDALDERAKVLHEDKQTREQMQSISDSVLFLQEFGALMSNYSLPPPLPTYHVLLEGEGLGQSLGNFKDDLLNVCMRHVEKMCKAELSRNFIERNHMENGADHRYMSTYTNNYSSEWSTPDTMKRYSMYLMPKGGTRTAYQPGSPGRLSKETNQKNFNNLYGTKGNYSSRVWEYSSTIQNSDEGPAVQGSSSFSLKAGTGKAPYQFTTLGQATREFSKPLDGSGRLKNNPGYPSLIRSQSPKAQPQTWKSGKQTLLSHYRPFYVNKGNGMGSNEAP, from the exons ATGGAAGCCACAGATGCCTCCAGAAGCAACGGGGCCAGCCCGGAAGCCAGGGACGCCCGCAGCCCCCCGGGCCCCAACACCCTGGAGAATGGGGCCAAGGCCGAAGGCCAAGATGCCAAGACCACCAACGGGCACGGCGGGGAGGCGACCGAGGGCAAGAGCCTGGGCAGCGCCCTGAAGACAGGGGAGGGCAAGAGCTCCCTGTTCTCGGGGAACGAGTGGCGGCGGCCCATCATCCAGTTTGTCGAGTCCGTGGACGACAAGGGCTCCAGCTACTTCAGCATGGACTCTGGGGACGGCAAGAGGTCCCCCTACGCCGGGCTCCAGCTGGGGGCCAGCAGGAAGCCGCCCCTCTCCTTCGCCGAGAAGGGGGAGCTGCGCAAGTCCATCTTCTCGGAGCCCCGAAAGCCCATGGTGTCCATCGTGGAGCCCGGGGAGGCCCGGCGGAACAGCTACCCCCGGGCCGACGGCGGCCTCCTCCTGCGCTCCAAGTCGGGCTCCGAGGAGGTCCTGTGTGACTCCTGCATCGGCAACAAGCAGAAGGCCGTCAAGTCCTGCCTGGTGTGCCAGGCCTCCTTCTGCGAGCTGCACCTCAAGCCCCACCTGGAGGGCGCCGCCTTCCGCGACCACAAGCTGCTCGAGCCCATCCGGGACTTCGAGGCCCGCAAGTGCCCCCTGCACGGCAAGACCATGGAGCTCTTCTGCCAGACGGACCAGACCTGCATCTGCTACCTCTGCATGTTCCAAGAGCACAAGAATCACAGCACGGTGACCGTCGAAGAGGCCAAGGCCGAGAAGGAG ACAGAGCTGTCCCTGCAAAAAGAACAGTTGCAGCTCAAGATCATCGAGATTGAGGATGAAGCTGagaagtggcagaaggagaaggaccGCATCAAG AGCTTCACCACCAGTGAGAAGTCTCTCCTGGAGCAAAACTTCCAGGATCTGGTGCGGGACCTGGAGAAGCAAAAGGAGGAAGTGAGGGCTACACTGGAACAGCGGGAGCAGGATGCCGTGGACCAAATAAAGGTGATCGTGGATGCTCTGGATGAGAGGGCCAAGGTGCTGCATGAGGACAAGCAGACCAGGGAGCAGATGCAAAGCATCAGTGACTCGGTGCTGTTTCTGCAG GAATTTGGTGCATTGATGAGCAAttactccctccccccacccctgcctaccTACCATGTTCTGCTGGAGGGGGAGGGCCTGGGACAGTCACTTGGCAACTTCAAGGATGACCTGCTCAACGTGTGCATGCGCCATGTTGAGAAGATGTGCAAGGCGGAACTGAGCCGTAACTTCATTGAGAGGAACCACATGGAGAACG ggGCTGACCACCGCTACATGAGCACCTACACTAACAACTACTCGAGCGAGTGGAGCACACCTGATACCATGAAGAGATATTCCATGTACCTCATGCCCAAGG GTGGGACCAGGACAGCCTACCAGCCGGGGTCCCCCGGCCGCCTCTCCAAGGAGACCAACCAGAAGAACTTCAACAATCTCTACGGCACCAAAG GTAACTACAGCTCCAGGGTCTGGGAATACTCCTCCACCATTCAGAACTCTGACGAGGGGCCTGCAGTCCAAGgcagctcctccttctccctgaaAG cagGCACTGGGAAAGCCCCCTATCAGTTCACCACCTTGGGACAGGCCACCAGAGAGTTTTCCAAACCACTGGACGGCAGTGGGCGGTTAAAAAATAATCCTG
- the TRIM29 gene encoding tripartite motif-containing protein 29 isoform X5: protein MEATDASRSNGASPEARDARSPPGPNTLENGAKAEGQDAKTTNGHGGEATEGKSLGSALKTGEGKSSLFSGNEWRRPIIQFVESVDDKGSSYFSMDSGDGKRSPYAGLQLGASRKPPLSFAEKGELRKSIFSEPRKPMVSIVEPGEARRNSYPRADGGLLLRSKSGSEEVLCDSCIGNKQKAVKSCLVCQASFCELHLKPHLEGAAFRDHKLLEPIRDFEARKCPLHGKTMELFCQTDQTCICYLCMFQEHKNHSTVTVEEAKAEKETELSLQKEQLQLKIIEIEDEAEKWQKEKDRIKSFTTSEKSLLEQNFQDLVRDLEKQKEEVRATLEQREQDAVDQIKVIVDALDERAKVLHEDKQTREQMQSISDSVLFLQEFGALMSNYSLPPPLPTYHVLLEGEGLGQSLGNFKDDLLNVCMRHVEKMCKAELSRNFIERNHMENGGTRTAYQPGSPGRLSKETNQKNFNNLYGTKGNYSSRVWEYSSTIQNSDEGPAVQGSSSFSLKAGTGKAPYQFTTLGQATREFSKPLDGSGRLKNNPGYPSLIRSQSPKAQPQTWKSGKQTLLSHYRPFYVNKGNGMGSNEAP from the exons ATGGAAGCCACAGATGCCTCCAGAAGCAACGGGGCCAGCCCGGAAGCCAGGGACGCCCGCAGCCCCCCGGGCCCCAACACCCTGGAGAATGGGGCCAAGGCCGAAGGCCAAGATGCCAAGACCACCAACGGGCACGGCGGGGAGGCGACCGAGGGCAAGAGCCTGGGCAGCGCCCTGAAGACAGGGGAGGGCAAGAGCTCCCTGTTCTCGGGGAACGAGTGGCGGCGGCCCATCATCCAGTTTGTCGAGTCCGTGGACGACAAGGGCTCCAGCTACTTCAGCATGGACTCTGGGGACGGCAAGAGGTCCCCCTACGCCGGGCTCCAGCTGGGGGCCAGCAGGAAGCCGCCCCTCTCCTTCGCCGAGAAGGGGGAGCTGCGCAAGTCCATCTTCTCGGAGCCCCGAAAGCCCATGGTGTCCATCGTGGAGCCCGGGGAGGCCCGGCGGAACAGCTACCCCCGGGCCGACGGCGGCCTCCTCCTGCGCTCCAAGTCGGGCTCCGAGGAGGTCCTGTGTGACTCCTGCATCGGCAACAAGCAGAAGGCCGTCAAGTCCTGCCTGGTGTGCCAGGCCTCCTTCTGCGAGCTGCACCTCAAGCCCCACCTGGAGGGCGCCGCCTTCCGCGACCACAAGCTGCTCGAGCCCATCCGGGACTTCGAGGCCCGCAAGTGCCCCCTGCACGGCAAGACCATGGAGCTCTTCTGCCAGACGGACCAGACCTGCATCTGCTACCTCTGCATGTTCCAAGAGCACAAGAATCACAGCACGGTGACCGTCGAAGAGGCCAAGGCCGAGAAGGAG ACAGAGCTGTCCCTGCAAAAAGAACAGTTGCAGCTCAAGATCATCGAGATTGAGGATGAAGCTGagaagtggcagaaggagaaggaccGCATCAAG AGCTTCACCACCAGTGAGAAGTCTCTCCTGGAGCAAAACTTCCAGGATCTGGTGCGGGACCTGGAGAAGCAAAAGGAGGAAGTGAGGGCTACACTGGAACAGCGGGAGCAGGATGCCGTGGACCAAATAAAGGTGATCGTGGATGCTCTGGATGAGAGGGCCAAGGTGCTGCATGAGGACAAGCAGACCAGGGAGCAGATGCAAAGCATCAGTGACTCGGTGCTGTTTCTGCAG GAATTTGGTGCATTGATGAGCAAttactccctccccccacccctgcctaccTACCATGTTCTGCTGGAGGGGGAGGGCCTGGGACAGTCACTTGGCAACTTCAAGGATGACCTGCTCAACGTGTGCATGCGCCATGTTGAGAAGATGTGCAAGGCGGAACTGAGCCGTAACTTCATTGAGAGGAACCACATGGAGAACG GTGGGACCAGGACAGCCTACCAGCCGGGGTCCCCCGGCCGCCTCTCCAAGGAGACCAACCAGAAGAACTTCAACAATCTCTACGGCACCAAAG GTAACTACAGCTCCAGGGTCTGGGAATACTCCTCCACCATTCAGAACTCTGACGAGGGGCCTGCAGTCCAAGgcagctcctccttctccctgaaAG cagGCACTGGGAAAGCCCCCTATCAGTTCACCACCTTGGGACAGGCCACCAGAGAGTTTTCCAAACCACTGGACGGCAGTGGGCGGTTAAAAAATAATCCTG